A stretch of Myceligenerans xiligouense DNA encodes these proteins:
- a CDS encoding MerR family transcriptional regulator, with amino-acid sequence MSWSTRGLAELAGTTVNTIRHYHRVGLLEEPERHDNGYKQYEVRHLVSLLRIRRLADLGVPLSQIGEGGTGHRGPEALRDLDAELAASIERLAGVRREIAAILREEAPAHVPAGFASVASRLSEADSSMIHIYTRLYDETALADVREMVAAEPDDVSAEIERLPADAEEETRQALVERLARLFEKNLIEYPWLNDPVSRLSKSRLVTAETFVEAAAELYNPAQLDVLVRASALARERLASREPAAPAEGT; translated from the coding sequence ATGTCGTGGAGTACACGTGGGCTGGCAGAGCTCGCCGGAACGACGGTGAACACCATCCGTCACTATCACCGCGTCGGGCTTCTCGAGGAGCCGGAGCGGCACGACAACGGCTACAAGCAGTACGAGGTGCGGCACCTGGTGAGTCTGCTGCGGATCCGGCGTCTGGCGGACCTGGGGGTGCCGCTCTCGCAGATCGGCGAAGGCGGCACGGGACATCGCGGCCCCGAGGCGCTCCGCGACCTCGACGCCGAGCTCGCGGCGAGCATCGAGCGGTTGGCCGGCGTTCGGCGGGAGATCGCCGCGATCCTCCGTGAGGAAGCACCCGCCCACGTGCCCGCGGGGTTCGCGTCCGTGGCATCGCGGCTGTCCGAGGCGGATTCCTCGATGATCCACATCTACACCCGGTTGTACGACGAGACGGCGCTGGCTGATGTCCGGGAGATGGTCGCCGCGGAACCCGACGACGTCAGCGCTGAGATCGAGCGGCTCCCGGCCGATGCGGAGGAGGAGACGCGGCAGGCGCTCGTCGAGCGGCTCGCGAGGCTGTTCGAGAAGAACCTCATCGAGTACCCGTGGTTGAACGATCCTGTCTCGCGTCTGTCCAAGAGCAGGCTCGTCACGGCGGAGACGTTCGTCGAGGCGGCGGCGGAACTGTACAACCCCGCGCAGTTGGACGTACTCGTCCGAGCGAGCGCGCTCGCGCGTGAGCGGCTCGCGAGCCGAGAGCCGGCCGCGCCCGCCGAGGGGACGTGA
- a CDS encoding DUF4260 family protein — protein MENGLVVVLVIAVTVMVAPGLWWFPLATFLVFDLSMLGYARSPAVGAAWYNAIHTYSWPTVLAVLAILTDESFPTVSMWLALTALSWGFHIGIDRMLGYGLKLPDAFTHTHLGWIGQANGRTRKAPGSHES, from the coding sequence GTGGAGAACGGCTTGGTCGTCGTGCTCGTCATCGCCGTGACCGTCATGGTCGCTCCCGGCCTGTGGTGGTTCCCCTTGGCCACCTTCCTGGTGTTCGACCTGTCGATGCTCGGCTACGCACGCTCGCCGGCTGTCGGAGCCGCCTGGTACAACGCCATTCACACGTACTCCTGGCCGACGGTTCTCGCCGTGCTGGCGATCCTCACCGACGAGTCGTTCCCGACGGTCTCGATGTGGCTCGCGCTGACTGCTCTCTCGTGGGGGTTTCACATCGGGATCGATCGCATGCTCGGCTACGGCTTGAAGCTTCCGGACGCCTTCACGCACACCCATCTGGGCTGGATCGGACAGGCCAACGGTCGAACGCGGAAAGCGCCCGGATCGCACGAGTCCTGA
- a CDS encoding GOLPH3/VPS74 family protein — MAHEHREARLSSPERADAGVGVKRTLAEDLILLLFQPRSGTIAGEGALFDVLGGAALADLGLGGHVRTGTGRLGGLTVEAVAGNPPSDHLLRAIWAYLADKPRGVQTVLAATGPALCEPLLDRLVERGELRRRAGEPHGSIGTPVIEPGDSGRRRTLLGDIRTVLVDGVEPTPRTAALAALLYGSGALPQFEPDIPWTSPVIARAEELKGGTWRAGAAVKAAARTDTSNIVSNAIAAAGLAGPGSG; from the coding sequence ATGGCCCATGAGCACCGGGAGGCGCGCCTGTCCTCCCCGGAACGTGCCGACGCCGGTGTGGGCGTGAAGCGGACGCTGGCGGAGGACCTGATTCTCCTGCTGTTCCAACCGCGGTCCGGCACGATCGCGGGGGAGGGGGCGCTCTTCGACGTCCTCGGCGGCGCGGCCCTCGCCGATCTCGGCCTCGGTGGCCATGTGCGGACCGGGACCGGACGACTGGGAGGGCTGACCGTCGAGGCCGTCGCCGGCAACCCGCCGTCCGATCACCTCCTGCGGGCAATCTGGGCGTACCTCGCCGACAAACCCCGAGGAGTGCAGACGGTCCTGGCCGCGACGGGTCCCGCCCTGTGCGAACCCTTGCTCGACCGGCTCGTCGAACGGGGAGAACTTCGTCGACGCGCAGGCGAGCCCCACGGCTCCATCGGTACCCCGGTGATCGAACCAGGCGACTCCGGACGCCGCCGGACGCTGCTCGGTGACATCCGCACGGTGCTCGTCGACGGAGTCGAGCCGACGCCCCGGACCGCGGCGCTCGCCGCGCTGCTCTACGGCAGCGGCGCGCTGCCGCAGTTCGAACCCGACATCCCGTGGACGTCGCCGGTCATCGCGCGAGCAGAGGAGCTCAAGGGCGGGACCTGGCGAGCGGGAGCAGCGGTGAAGGCCGCGGCGCGCACCGATACGTCGAACATCGTCAGCAACGCCATCGCCGCCGCGGGCCTGGCCGGCCCCGGCAGTGGATGA
- a CDS encoding ATP-binding protein: MPPLALPDDGTPPKVSAPRLVGRDRELAALTGALARPPALVLLEGEAGLGKSRLLQQWLATVPSPGKVLFSVCPPLHEPLTLGPVVDAFRGIDVPVADLGLTGLAGALRPLFPEWSAELPPTPEPLADARSARHRLFRAMDELIRALGVDLLVLEDAHWADDVTLQFLLFLAARQQLLGPSLVISYRPDEVSTDSLLLRLTSRTAAGVGKARIALSPLRGEDTAAMVSSMLGGHPVPAGLTTFLHDLTDGIPVALEESVRLLRDRGDLVLRDGQWDRLTCSEMPMPPTVRDCTRERVGRLSPAAQQVLRAVATLAEPASEATIAATADLAPDAARAGIAEAADATVLVGDDRCRWRYRHRLAAAAVYEAIPRTARRPLHLGAGRALESVHPLPASRLAHHFRQAGEVEPWLRYSEQAAERAVASGDHTTAVVLLDELLSAAELPPHDLARVARAAASAALGRREPVDEVYHRMIRTLRAVLGSPGLSDRQKAEIRNPLGRLLILGGEATAALAELERAVANLDHEPVEAARAMTYLGWAYAGPWPAQTHLRWLRRAAEMTAHVASPPDRLNLAGNRAAALLMLGEETAWEVIADLPVDATVSAERLDLARIHANIGTGALIWGRYADAERHLDVAMRLADTEQAARLRYNVETERANLDWHTGRWEGLADRAATLAEADRDRPAIYLAGVRLRARLDAAAGRPRAAEEQFRLVLEESARLGAVDDTMEPAAALARLWVADGDGGRALRVTDRPMDALESKGVWVWATDIVPVRVEAHLAVGDHTAARRLTAQLARGLRGRSAPGPRAALTLCRAHLATAAGDHVRAGAAYERAARAWAALPRPYDALRARERQAEALVAAGRVSEGQQVMALQYEELFRLGARGDADRVARRLRDLGADVPRLWRGGRRGYGDNLSPRELEVVRLVVAGHTNREIGRILAKSPATVDQQLRAAMRKLKVTSRTALAVLAVETGVLSGERSVADAS; encoded by the coding sequence ATGCCTCCCCTCGCCCTCCCTGACGACGGAACCCCGCCGAAGGTGTCCGCGCCGCGGCTCGTGGGGCGCGATCGGGAGCTGGCGGCCCTCACCGGCGCCCTGGCCCGGCCGCCGGCGCTCGTGCTGCTGGAGGGCGAGGCGGGTCTCGGCAAGAGCCGGCTGCTGCAGCAGTGGCTCGCCACGGTCCCGTCGCCGGGCAAGGTCTTGTTCTCGGTATGCCCGCCGCTGCACGAGCCGCTGACCCTGGGTCCGGTCGTCGACGCGTTCCGCGGGATCGACGTGCCGGTCGCGGACCTGGGGCTCACCGGTCTCGCGGGCGCGCTGCGTCCGTTGTTCCCGGAGTGGTCGGCCGAGCTGCCGCCGACACCCGAGCCCCTCGCCGATGCCAGATCGGCTCGGCACCGGCTGTTCCGCGCGATGGACGAACTGATCCGGGCGCTCGGCGTGGACCTTCTCGTCCTGGAGGACGCCCACTGGGCCGACGACGTGACCCTGCAGTTCCTCCTGTTCCTCGCCGCCCGTCAGCAACTGCTCGGACCGAGCCTGGTGATCTCCTACCGGCCCGACGAGGTGAGCACCGACTCGCTCCTGCTGCGCCTGACGTCGAGGACGGCCGCAGGTGTCGGCAAGGCACGGATCGCCCTGTCGCCGCTGCGCGGGGAGGACACGGCCGCGATGGTGTCGTCGATGCTCGGCGGTCATCCGGTACCGGCCGGCCTCACCACCTTCCTGCACGATCTGACCGACGGGATCCCGGTCGCGCTGGAGGAGTCGGTGCGTCTGCTGCGCGACCGTGGGGACCTCGTTCTCCGCGACGGGCAATGGGACAGGTTGACGTGCAGCGAGATGCCCATGCCGCCCACGGTGCGCGACTGCACCCGCGAGCGGGTGGGCCGCCTCTCGCCGGCGGCTCAACAGGTGCTCCGGGCGGTGGCGACCCTGGCCGAGCCGGCGTCCGAGGCGACGATCGCGGCCACCGCCGACCTGGCTCCGGACGCCGCCCGAGCCGGCATCGCGGAAGCGGCCGACGCCACGGTGCTCGTCGGCGACGACCGGTGCCGCTGGCGGTACCGGCACCGGCTGGCCGCGGCGGCGGTGTACGAGGCGATCCCGCGTACCGCCCGCCGGCCTCTGCACCTGGGGGCCGGTCGCGCGCTGGAGAGCGTGCACCCGCTGCCCGCCTCGCGCCTCGCGCACCATTTCCGCCAGGCGGGTGAGGTAGAGCCGTGGCTCCGGTACTCCGAGCAGGCCGCGGAGCGGGCAGTGGCATCGGGTGACCACACGACGGCGGTCGTCCTGCTCGATGAGCTCCTGTCGGCCGCGGAGCTTCCGCCCCACGACCTGGCTCGCGTCGCGCGAGCCGCCGCGTCCGCCGCATTGGGCAGGCGCGAACCGGTGGACGAGGTCTACCACCGGATGATTCGCACCCTGCGCGCGGTGCTCGGTTCTCCGGGGCTGTCCGATCGGCAGAAGGCCGAGATCCGCAATCCCCTGGGTCGGCTCCTGATCCTCGGGGGTGAGGCGACGGCGGCGCTCGCCGAGCTCGAGCGGGCGGTGGCCAACCTCGACCACGAGCCGGTCGAGGCCGCCCGAGCCATGACGTACCTGGGCTGGGCCTACGCGGGACCGTGGCCGGCGCAGACCCATCTGCGGTGGTTGCGGCGTGCGGCCGAGATGACGGCCCACGTCGCCTCCCCGCCCGACCGGCTGAACCTCGCGGGCAACCGTGCGGCCGCGCTGCTCATGCTCGGGGAGGAGACCGCCTGGGAGGTCATCGCCGACCTGCCGGTTGATGCCACGGTCTCTGCCGAGCGGCTCGACCTGGCCCGCATCCACGCCAACATCGGCACCGGCGCTCTGATCTGGGGCCGGTACGCCGACGCGGAGCGGCATCTGGACGTCGCCATGCGGCTTGCCGACACCGAGCAGGCAGCCCGCCTGCGGTACAACGTCGAGACCGAACGGGCCAACCTGGACTGGCACACCGGTCGGTGGGAAGGGCTGGCGGATCGGGCCGCCACCCTCGCGGAGGCCGACCGGGACCGACCTGCCATCTATCTGGCCGGCGTCCGGCTGAGGGCCCGGCTGGACGCCGCGGCCGGACGCCCGCGCGCCGCGGAGGAGCAGTTCCGGCTGGTGCTCGAGGAGTCCGCCCGACTCGGCGCCGTCGATGACACCATGGAGCCCGCCGCGGCGCTGGCCCGGCTGTGGGTGGCGGACGGCGACGGCGGCCGGGCCCTGCGCGTGACCGACAGGCCGATGGACGCCCTGGAGAGCAAGGGCGTGTGGGTGTGGGCGACCGATATCGTGCCCGTGCGGGTCGAGGCGCACCTCGCCGTCGGCGACCACACGGCCGCGCGACGCCTGACCGCTCAGCTCGCGAGAGGCCTGCGCGGCCGCTCCGCACCGGGGCCGCGCGCGGCCCTGACGCTGTGCCGTGCGCACCTCGCCACCGCGGCCGGGGACCACGTCCGGGCAGGGGCCGCGTACGAGCGTGCCGCACGTGCCTGGGCCGCGTTGCCCCGACCGTACGATGCGCTCCGTGCTCGTGAGCGGCAGGCCGAGGCGCTCGTCGCGGCGGGGAGGGTCTCCGAGGGGCAGCAGGTGATGGCGCTCCAGTACGAAGAGCTCTTCCGGCTCGGCGCGCGCGGGGACGCGGACCGGGTGGCGCGCCGCCTGCGCGATCTCGGTGCGGACGTCCCCCGGCTGTGGCGCGGCGGTCGGCGCGGCTACGGGGACAACCTCTCCCCCCGTGAGCTCGAGGTCGTTCGTCTGGTGGTCGCTGGGCACACCAACCGGGAAATCGGGAGAATCCTGGCGAAGTCGCCGGCCACCGTGGACCAGCAGCTCCGCGCGGCCATGCGCAAGCTCAAGGTCACCTCCCGGACCGCGCTCGCGGTGCTGGCGGTCGAGACCGGTGTGCTCTCGGGGGAGCGTTCCGTCGCCGACGCGTCATGA